The Henckelia pumila isolate YLH828 chromosome 2, ASM3356847v2, whole genome shotgun sequence genome includes a window with the following:
- the LOC140884771 gene encoding uncharacterized protein, with translation MEAAPSRQNQGDGTKSEGCRRIWSVKEEEVLICALKDIITKGWKKENGFRGGYLHVLERAIVKAFPGTDIRALPHINSKLHVWKKSHKMLTSILAQRGIDWNAEENMIKAQDDVWDLYLKIDSSARTMRYKTWPYYNDWCQIYGNDPIIIENTEDLSDSDQKINTDSGKKEKEVALEFDCCINEGLDDENEVSVCRPQESETEKKQMPRKRKLSDHCYDDPLRAIADLSESVNVSFGEIIKRLGHEYEVSKARKQVYGELGKIPELSTREKIIVARLLVNKTPDMELFFSLPDDARVVMVKMLLANRL, from the exons ATGGAGGCTGCACCAAGTAGACAAAATCAAGGGGATGGAACAAAATCGGAAGGATGCAGGCGAATTTGGTCAGTAAAAGAAGAGGAAGTGTTGATATGTGCTCTTAAAGATATCATCACCAAAGGGTGGAAAAAGGAAAACGGCTTTAGAGGAGGTTATTTGCATGTACTTGAAAGGGCAATAGTCAAAGCTTTTCCTGGTACTGACATTAGGGCCTTGCCTCACATAAATTCCAAGCTACATGTTTGGAAGAAAAGTCATAAAATGTTGACAAGCATTTTGGCACAAAGGGGAATTGATTGGAATGCAGAAGAGAATATGATTAAGGCTCAAGATGATGTGTGGGATTTATATTTGAAG ATAGACAGCAGTGCTCGTACAATGAGGTACAAGACTTGGCCATATTACAATGACTGGTGTCAAATATACGGCAATGATCCCATCATAATAGAAAATACCGAAGATCTTTCTGATTCtgatcaaaaaataaatacagaTTCAGGGAAAAAGGAGAAAGAAGTGGCACTAGAATTCGACTGTTGCATCAATGAGGGGCTCGATGATGAAAATGAGGTATCTGTGTGTCGTCCTCAAGAGAGTGAGACAGAAAAGAAGCAAATGCCAAGGAAGAGGAAGCTTTCAGACCATTGTTACGATGATCCATTGAGGGCCATTGCTGATCTCTCTGAATCAGTCAATGTCAGTTTTGGTGAAATTATTAAACGATTAGGACACGAGTATGAGGTATCAAAAGCGCGGAAACAAGTTTATGGTGAACTCGGTAAGATTCCAGAACTGTCCACGCGAGAGAAGATAATTGTCGCGAGACTTCTGGTGAACAAAACTCCGGACATGGAGCTCTTTTTCAGCCTTCCTGATGATGCAAGAGTTGTGATGGTTAAAATGTTATTGGCTAATCGACTTTAG
- the LOC140879579 gene encoding probable pectate lyase 5, with product MLPQFCILLLCLFICISSSSAAAAVASGFLNLTIPHQHPNPEAVVQQVQRKLNDSISRRQMLLTNQPQCLTGNPIDDCWRCDSEWEADRQRLADCAIGFGQAARGGKGGRYYVVTDSSDHDTVNPVPGTLRHAVIQDEPLWIIFQSSMLIKLKHELIVNSYKTIDGRGANVHVTGNGCITLQYISNVIIHNIHVYNCQPSGNTDIRSSPTHVGHRGRSDGDGISIFSSRNIWIDHCALSHCTDGLIDVIMASTAITISNNYFSHHDEVMLLGHDDRYLLDSGMQVTIAFNHFGEGLVQRMPRCRRGYIHVVNNDFTQWQMYAIGGSANPTINSQGNRYTAPPDPNAKEVTKRVETDENVWSEWNWRTEGDILVNGAFFVPSGAGRSVQYAKASSVEPRSAYFVNQLTVDAGVLGGPRDNSVSMSYGGGATTGVGGDDSGSAGDGDFLGMIFGSGTTPTHSSPTTTTFLSLLIILITICIATHPHYYSILSLLL from the exons ATGCTTCCCCAATTTTGCATTCTTTTGCTCTGCCTCTTCATTtgcatttcttcttcttctgctgctgctgctgttgCTTCTGGTTTCTTGAATCTCACAATCCCACATCAACACCCAAACCCTGAGGCTGTGGTTCAGCAAGTGCAGAg GAAACTCAATGACTCGATATCAAGAAGGCAAATGTTGCTAACAAACCAACCCCAATGCCTGACCGGAAACCCTATCGACGACTGTTGGCGGTGCGACTCCGAGTGGGAAGCCGACCGCCAACGGTTAGCCGACTGCGCCATCGGATTCGGGCAAGCGGCACGAGGAGGGAAAGGCGGCCGCTATTATGTGGTAACCGACTCCTCCGACCATGACACGGTGAACCCCGTCCCCGGGACCCTCCGTCACGCTGTCATCCAAGACGAGCCCCTATGGATCATCTTCCAATCCAGCATGCTCATCAAGCTCAAGCACGAGCTCATTGTCAATAGCTACAAAACCATCGACGGCCGCGGCGCCAACGTCCACGTGACCGGCAACGGATGCATCACGTTGCAATACATAAGCAACGTGATCATCCACAACATACACGTCTACAACTGCCAACCCTCGGGAAACACCGACATACGGTCCAGCCCGACGCATGTAGGTCACCGTGGTCGGTCCGATGGAGATGGGATATCCATTTTCTCGTCAAGAAACATATGGATAGACCACTGTGCCCTGTCACATTGCACCGACGGGCTGATCGACGTTATCATGGCGTCCACCGCCATCACCATCTCTAACAACTACTTCTCACACCACGACGAGGTTATGTTGTTGGGACACGACGATAGGTACTTGCTGGACTCTGGAATGCAG GTGACGATCGCGTTCAACCATTTCGGAGAGGGGCTGGTGCAAAGGATGCCAAGGTGTAGGAGAGGGTACATACATGTTGTCAACAATGATTTTACACAATGGCAAATGTATGCAATTGGCGGCAGCGCTAATCCAACTATTAATAGTCAAGGCAATAGGTATACTGCTCCGCCTGACCCTAATGCCAAGGAG GTGACGAAACGTGTGGAAACGGATGAGAATGTATGGAGTGAATGGAATTGGAGAACAGAAGGGGACATATTGGTGAATGGGGCATTTTTCGTGCCCTCCGGTGCCGGCCGGAGCGTCCAGTACGCGAAGGCATCTAGCGTCGAGCCTCGGTCCGCCTACTTCGTCAACCAACTCACTGTTGATGCAGGTGTTCTTGGCGGCCCCAg GGACAACAGCGTTAGCATGTCATACGGCGGAGGGGCCACAACCGGTGTAGGCGGTGACGATAGCGGATCCGCCGGAGACGGTGACTTCTTGGGAATGATATTCGGGAGTGGCACAACACCAACACATTCTTCTCCAACCACCACGACGTTTTTGTCACTTCTAATTATTTTGATTACTATATGCATAGCCACCCACCCTCATTATTACTCTATCTTGTCGCTATTATTATAG
- the LOC140879722 gene encoding uncharacterized protein codes for MVSAKGKEKVSDSGGKGKRKWSDGADDDKTGRKRKNRSGALQFFEDAAYEVDKDSDFSDDDDDDMFDFLEDEFPWELNDKNESGKATPSSFIPKEEVMSEEEFERMMEGRYKPGAGFVTYAEDTYDRKRLFEGNMHMASAKDPTIWKVKCMVGRERYSAFCLMQKYVDLKCLGTQLQIISAFAPDHIKGFIFIEADKQSDIYEACKGLCTVYSTKSAPLPNNEMSQLLSVRSKSCGISKGMWARVKSGKYKGDLAMVVAVNNSRKKVTAKLIPRIDLKAMAGKFGGGIAAKRTAIPAQRLISSSELEEFRPLIQSRRDRDTNEMFDFLDGMMLKDGYLYKKIPIDSLNYWGVVPTKDELLKFESSKKDESTDVLWLSQLFGEKKKQQVEDVKLDKGGGKPKGSSSFDVGTSFMHDLVFFGRRDFGVVIGSEKGDIVKVLKEGSDGPSVVNVKQSDLKSASFDKKLFTVLDHHSNTVSINDCVRVLDGPLKDKQGIVKKIYKGILFLCDECQQENDGYICIKGQLCEKVNSSGIASNAKGSEPGSSSFMDLPSSPKSPLSPNKSWQEKDDKSNFKRQENGMFSVGQSLRIRVGPLKGYLCRVMAVRRSDVTVKLDSQKKILTVKCEHLSEVRGRNPAISQGEDSGAVKPFDFLETQDGASAWMDGATLPTEGNNWNAGGSTERSSWSSLPTSNFSVSNESGSVVPLAGDAMKEDSGWQIKATSNQNSSWGAVEVGEKTDPDTGSVDGWGTGSGWKQATSSTTVGGGTSDSWGKSVEPAEPHHDNSHNAEKNESWGKAAEKWSTAGDDGGGKVAWGPSDVSSDKQSGGWGHTSRELNKPEVSAWKKDNFALPDSAVVAESKWGNQGDTKKDGVESWGKSGTTWGKGRESELEGPSTKNQEQSQMNSSEKWNDKSATGNNANIGSSSGGWGNQGSAKLSDSQTKNWDTKVVGGITTEKGNADGCSKDKPVGVDVGTSWKQDSTSSWGKKDDCWGKSNDGKDKESGWKQGSDGNKDAGGGNEWGSSKRNEDDEPSGWNMPNVSNNSGSSDWRKASTGNVDSWNKEKKPNENNRSSWTTGNTCFEGQSSDWSSVSQDKAKDGQVGSWKSEKNVDGGSSTGWGQSNWLKGETHDTGGNQGSSWSGKSNWNSGNGTDGSNNLDETGDRGRGGNWRGRGGRGDRGGFRGRAGPGRGGFGGRGDSDRGGFGGRGDSDRGGFGGRGGSYRGGFGGRGDSDRGGFGGRGDSDRGGFGGRGDSDRGGFESRWGSDRGGFGSRGRSDGDGGFRGRGGFRGRGRGDWKNSGDDLGEEKPYSWNKGSNNDSEGWKSSGGGGSWNRGGKENNEGTNWNPSTEWNKPSGNSEMDTWQSKESNKGEGQSGSSGKPVSTSWETASQNEHSRWSKTEPSNENKTKESTKDKEPSDSWGKAVAGSRETAPETASSFGNWNRQEAGDGGQTKEPAMELGPSDTWGKAAASSWGEGSSKGGWA; via the exons ATGGTGTCAGCCAAAGGCAAGGAGAAAGTGAGCGACAGTGGTGGGAAGGGGAAGAGGAAATGGAGCGATGGAGCAGACGATGATAAAACTGGACGGAAAAGGAAGAACCGAAGCGGAGCGTTGCAGTTCTTCGAAGATGCGGCATACGAGGTCGACAAGGATAGTGATTTCAGCGATGACGACGATGACGACATGTTTG ATTTTCTTGAAGATGAATTTCCTTGGGAGCTTAATGACAAGAATGAATCCGGGAAAGCTACTCCCAGTTCTTTCATTCCCAAAGAGGAGGTGATGAGCGAGGAAGAGTTCGAAAGAATGATGGAGGGGCGATATAAACCAGGAGCTGGTTTTGTTACTTACGCAGAAGACACTTATGATCGCAAGAGATTGTTTGAGGGAAACATGCATATGGCATCTGCCAAGGATCCAACAATCTGGAAAGTCAAATGCATG GTTGGCCGCGAGAGGTATTCTGCATTCTGTCTTATGCAGAAATATGTGGATTTGAAATGTTTGGGAACTCAGCTGCAGATAATTTCTGCATTTGCACCTGATCATATAAAGGGCTTCATATTTATAGAAGCCGATAAGCAATCTGATATCTATGAG GCATGCAAAGGGCTTTGCACCGTATATTCAACTAAATCAGCACCTCTTCCGAACAATGAGATGTCTCAGCTGTTGTCTGTGAGGAGCAAGTCTTGTGGAATTTCCAAGGGCATGTGGGCCCGTGTAAAGAGTGGGAAATACAAAGGCGATCTTGCTATG GTCGTAGCTGTGAATAATTCTCGGAAAAAGGTGACGGCAAAGCTGATCCCAAGGATAGATTTGAAAGCAATGGCTGGAAAATTT GGTGGAGGCATTGCTGCTAAGAGGACTGCCATTCCGGCACAAAGACTGATCAGCTCCAGCGAACTAGA GGAGTTCCGCCCTCTTATCCAATCTCGCCGGGACCGTGATACTAATGAGATGTTTGATTTTCTTGATGGGATGATGCTGAAAGATGGGTATTTATACAAAAAAATACCTATCGACTCATTAAACTATTGGGGTGTAGTTCCTACTAAAGACGAGCTCTTGAAATTTGAGAGTTCAAAGAAGGATGAATCTACCGATGTACTGTGGCTTTCTCAACTTTTTGGTGAAAAAAAGAAGCAGCAAGTCGAAGATGTTAAGCTAGACAAAGGGGGAGGAAAACCAAAGGGTTCGTCTAGCTTTGATGTCGGAACAAGTTTTATGCACGATCTGGTGTTTTTTGG GCGGAGGGATTTTGGTGTTGTTATTGGCTCAGAGAAGGGTGATATTGTCAAG GTCCTTAAAGAAGGCTCAGATGGACCATCGGTGGTCAATGTTAAACAAAGTGATCTGAAAAGTGCATcgtttgataagaaattattcACTGTGTTAGATCACCACTCAAATACCGTATCAATTAACGACTGTGTTCGGGTTTTAGATGGTCCATTAAAG GATAAGCAAGGGATTGTTAAAAAGATATACAAAGGGATACTGTTTTTGTGTGATGAATGTCAACAGGAGAATGATGGTTATATCTGCATTAAAGGGCAGCTATGTGAGAAAGTCAATTCTTCTGGCATTGCATCAAATGCAAAG GGTAGTGAGCCTGGGTCGTCTAGTTTTATGGATTTACCATCATCACCAAAATCTCCTTTATCTCCTAACAAATCTTGGCAAGAGAAGGATGATAAATCCAACT TTAAACGGCAGGAAAATGGAATGTTCTCTGTTGGTCAATCATTAAGAATCCGCGTTGGCCCTTTAAAGGGTTATCTTTGTCGAGTaatggctgtccgtcgttccgATGTCACCGTGAAGCTGGATTCGCAAAAAAAGATTTTAACGG TGAAATGTGAGCATTTATCTGAGGTTCGCGGAAGAAATCCAGCCATCTCCCAGGG GGAGGACTCAGGGGCCGTAAAACCTTTTGATTTCCTTGAAACACAAGATGGCGCAAGTG CCTGGATGGATGGGGCAACATTACCAACAGAAGGTAACAATTGGAATGCAGGTGGATCAACTGAAAG GTCTTCTTGGTCGTCTTTGCCAACATCAAACTTCTCG GTTTCAAATGAATCTGGTTCTGTTGTTCCTTTAGCTGGTGATGCCATGAAAG AAGATTCTGGTTGGCAAATCAAagcaacttcaaatcaaaattcaTCATGGGGTGCAGTCGAAGTTGGTGAGAAAACAGATCCTGATACTGGTTCGGTTGATGGTTGGGGAACCGGCAGTGGATGGAAGCAAGCTACTTCATCTACTACTGTTGGAGGTGGTACTTCTGATAGCTGGGGCAAGTCTGTTGAACCAGCAGAACCACATCATGATAACTCTCACAATGCAGAGAAAAATGAATCTTGGGGCAAAGCTGCTGAGAAGTGGAGCACTGCTGGTGATGACGGTGGAGGTAAGGTAGCTTGGGGACCGTCTGATGTTTCATCAGATAAACAGAGTGGGGGTTGGGGTCATACAAGTCGAGAACTTAATAAACCAGAAGTAAGTGCCTGGAAGAAAGATAATTTTGCATTGCCGGACTCTGCGGTTGTGGCTGAAAGTAAATGGGGAAACCAGGGTGATACTAAAAAAGATGGTGTGGAAAGCTGGGGAAAGAGTGGGACCACTTGGGGTAAAGGCAGAGAGTCAGAACTGGAAGGTCCTTCTACAAAAAACCAGGAGCAATCTCAGATGAATTCTTCAGAAAAATGGAATGATAAGTCTGCTACTGGAAACAATGCGAATATTGGTAGTTCTTCTGGGGGATGGGGTAATCAGGGTAGTGCAAAATTAAGTGACAGTCAAACTAAAAACTGGGATACTAAAGTGGTGGGTGGAATTACTACTGAAAAAGGGAACGCTGACGGTTGTAGCAAAGACAAGCCTGTTGGTGTTGATGTTGGGACATCATGGAAGCAGGATAGTACATCTTCGTGGGGTAAGAAAGATGATTGTTGGGGTAAATCAAATGATGGCAAGGACAAGGAATCAGGGTGGAAACAAGGATCAGACGGTAATAAAGATGCTGGTGGAGGAAATGAATGGGGTAGCTCAAAACGTAATGAGGATGATGAGCCCAGTGGTTGGAACATGCCAAATGTTTCCAACAATTCTGGCTCATCTGATTGGAGAAAAGCATCGACTGGAAATGTAGATAGTTGGAACAAAGAAAAGAAACCAAATGAAAATAATAGGTCTTCGTGGACCACTGGAAACACTTGCTTTGAGGGTCAGTCATCTGATTGGAGTTCGGTCTCTCAAGACAAAGCAAAAGATGGGCAAGTTGGTTCATGGAAGAGTGAGAAGAATGTTGATGGAGGTTCATCTACTGGATGGGGCCAAAGTAATTGGCTGAAAGGCGAGACACATGATACTGGTGGTAACCAGGGCTCGTCTTGGAGTGGCAAAAGCAATTGGAACTCGGGAAATGGTACTGATGGGAGCAATAATCTAGATGAGACAGGCGACAGGGGAAGAGGTGGAAATTGGAGAGGTCGGGGAGGAAGAGGTGATCGTGGTGGCTTCCGTGGTAGAGCTGGACCAGGTCGTGGTGGTTTTGGAGGTAGAGGTGATTCAGATCGTGGTGGTTTTGGAGGCAGAGGTGATTCGGATCGTGGTGGTTTTGGAGGCAGAGGTGGTTCATATCGTGGTGGTTTTGGAGGCAGAGGTGATTCAGATCGTGGTGGTTTTGGAGGCAGAGGTGATTCAGATCGTGGTGGTTTTGGAGGCAGAGGTGATTCAGATCGTGGTGGGTTTGAAAGCAGATGGGGTTCTGACAGGGGAGGCTTTGGAAGTAGAGGGAGATCTGACGGAGATGGAGGATTTCGTGGTCGTGGTGGTTTTAGAGGCAGAGGACGGGGTGATTGGAAAAACTCTGGAGATGATTTGGGTGAGGAAAAGCCCTACAGCTGGAATAAAGGTTCAAACAATGATTCCGAGGGATGGAAAAGTAGCGGCGGCGGAGGCAGTTGGAACCGGGGTGGTAAGGAAAACAATGAGGGAACTAATTGGAATCCATCAACCGAATGGAATAAACCATCTGGTAACTCTGAAATGGATACTTGGCAATCGAAGGAATCTAATAAAGGTGAAGGACAATCTGGCTCATCGGGCAAACCTGTATCAACTTCTTGGGAAACTGCCTCGCAAAATGAGCACTCGAGATGGAGCAAAACAGAACCTAGTAATGAAAATAAGACCAAAGAATCTACCAAGGACAAAGAACCATCAGATTCATGGGGTAAAGCAGTAGCTGGCTCCAGGGAAACAGCCCCAGAGACTGCTAGCTCATTTGGTAACTGGAATCGGCAAGAAGCTGGTGACGGAGGGCAGACTAAAGAACCTGCTATGGAGTTAGGGCCATCTGATACTTGGGGCAAAGCTGCAGCTAGCTCTTGGGGCGAAGGAAGTAGCAAAGGAGGGTGGGCATAA